Genomic segment of Apostichopus japonicus isolate 1M-3 chromosome 8, ASM3797524v1, whole genome shotgun sequence:
CTATGATATCACTCAGTATGCTATGATATCACTATGCTAAGATGTCACTCACTATGCTTTGGTGACACTCATTGATGTGATATTACTTACTATGCTATGACGACACTCAGTATGCTATGATATCACTATGCTAAGATGTCACTCACTATGCTATGGTGACACTCATTGATGTGATATTACTTACTGTGCTATGACATCACTCAGTATGCTATGATATCACTCAGTATGCTATGATATCACTATGCTAAGATGTCACTCACTATGCTATGGTGACACTCATTGATGTGATATTACTTACTGTGCTATGACATCACTCAGTATGCTATGATATCACTATGCTAAGATGTCACTCACTATGCTATGGTGACACTCATTGATGTGATATTACTTACTGTGCTATGACATCACTCAGTATGCTATGATATCACTCAGTATGCTATGATATCACTATGCTAAGATGTCACTCACTATGCTATGGTGACACTCATTGATGTGATATTACTTACTGTGCTATGACATCACTCAGTATGCTATGATATCACTCAGTATGCTATGATATCACTATGCTAAGATGTCACTCACTATGCTATGGTGACACTCATTGATGTGATATTACTTACTGTGCTATGACATCACTCAGTATGCTATGATATCACTATGCTAAGATGTCACTCACTATGCTATGGTGACACTCATTGATGTGATATTACTTACTGTGCTATGACATCACTCAGTATGCTATGATATCACTCAGTATGCTATGATATCACTATGCTAAGATATCACTCACTATGCCATGGTGACACTCCTTGATGTGATATTACACATTATGCTATGACGTCACTCTCTGTGATGTGATGTCTCAATGCTACAACATCATTTACTATGTTAGGATGTCACTTACTATGCTAAGATGTCATTATGCTGTTTCCAAATGCATTCTCAGAAATAAAGCTGTCTTGCAAAAATAGAATTTGGCTATTAAACCTGCTAATTGGATGCAAGTATGACCTACTGATTAGCAAAACATGTACAGTTGTGCTTTGTGATGGGACAAAAATCTGTTTAACATAGTAGCCGTACTTAAGTCAGACTTGAGGTTAGCGTCAGGCTCATCTATTAAGTGTATTAAGAAAGACATTTTTATTCTGAGACATCTTTACCTTTAATAATCTGTgatatgatttgtaaatatgatatcacAGTAAAAGTTATCTCTTTCATTAATATGAGATTGGTTTTCCTAGTAGTTGTTGCCCTTTATAacttaaaacaatgaaaagtgGAACAAACAGATTAACTTCTACTCTATGGGGCCCAGTGATCTTGTGACACGAGTAAGCAAGAATATGTCATTTTAAGAAAAACCAGGTTCTCAATCTCCAAGACCAATTGTCATCAGTATGTCAATGAATCCAGACACTCAGTACTTAATTCAGTGTGTCTGACATACTAAATCATAATGACCAACCGATTCAACCCTTAAAACTACCAGAATGGGGAGCAGCATTGTGGGATTAACTTTGCaagaacaaacaagaaaatgttgttaGCAAGGAGGTTACTGTTTTATGTAACACTACCATAAGTCATCATTAGTTTTGGTTCTTTCAAagtcattctgtgacttttaaTGCTACAATTATCTCTCTCTTTTTAAAACAAGGGAGAGATTTTGTTTGTGAGATGTTAAAGAATGATTTTAATGCATTAGCTAGATGGGTGTCTCGCACAAACAATTAAAACAGCCCTAAACCTGGAAAGTGAACACTAATTTGATGGTAATAATCCTCTAATGACCTAATATAGTTTGATCCAAAGTCTGATTCCAATGGGACAACACTAAAGCAGCTCAGTATGATCTGTAATACTTTTCTGCTAAATCAATTGGAATTATCAATAACTCTTAATTAGCTATGAAAATTGGGTGAAAAAATGTAAGGATTGTGagttaatttgattttttggtAATCACATTTGGGATCAATGCTATAATGCAAAAATCCTGCTTGTACGGAATTAAGCAAAACTAGGAAACCGTAAGTAAAGTATGTGATTGGACAGTAGTGAAGATGTCACCCTGGTAATGGAAGCAATCCTCGTTAATATTCCTGTGACTAGTGATGACAGTGcttgtatatatttgtagtatTTCTTTCTTACAAGCTGTTTGTTAATTGAGTTTGTAGCACTGTCAGATACGATTCTATTCTGACTTGAATGAGATTAATGTGCGATGATTTGTCGTAGAATTATCTTTGGGGACAGCAGGTTGTTGGGATGAGTTATTTGGGGGTTAAAGGTTAATCTTACTTAAAAGAGAAAGGCTTGTAGATAGGTTTCTGGTCATCTTGTTTATTTATAACCAAgatttttgaaataaaagacAGTTTTAAGAGATATTttgtgttctgttttttttttaccatcatacagtatattactCACATTATTAAAGtcagggaggggttggggggcgGGCTGGGGGTGAAGAGTTTAAACCTAATACAAAATCTTGCACAGAGTATCAGCACAACAGTGCAAGGAGACCTAATTATTGACCGAAATTATTCCCTAAATTATAAGCCTCATTGACGCTGGGTCATAACCCCATCTTAAATTCTTATGAGTGATAGTCCCATCAATGTAGCTGAAGCCAGCTGGACAGCTTCTGGTTAACTTCCCCACCATATcgtgtaattattattatgacctGAAGAAAATTTCTGTGGGAAATTACTTCGTGTAAATGTAAAGGGGAAAGTGTACTTTTCTGTGTCTACAAGTCCAAATTGGAAAGCGCTCAAAGTATCCTTCCATCTTCCTTTCACTTATCTCGCTTGCTAGCTTCAAACCCTTCGTTCTTCATTCCATTCATAGCTTCGCATTACCCGACATTTCAGAACACATGGCGTGTAGAAAGGTCCCCTTGAAAATAACATCGTTATAGGTGCTCCATTCGGCAACAAAATAAGACTATATTGCTTTTTTCTTATGTTTCCCCAGGGTCGTGGGAATATCCCCCTCCCAACTTGTCACACTCTCGTCAGGCATGGATGTCACATATTTGGTCTGTTCCTTGAGGAACCTTTGTATGTTACTTGACACCACATACATCATTTAACTACATCGTGTGTTAGAAACGTCCTTCAATGAAAACAGATCGGATTATTGGCAGAATCTTCTGTACCGAGACTCTTGATTTCTGTATAAGACGGTTACAGGGACTTAAATGGTCGCGAAAGACACTAGGTTCATCCAATGTTCCCAACAAACCACTTGCTTTGTAGGACTCCAGCGCCGGACACCTAGTTATGCCCTATTCCGCCCATTCCAAATACCCAGTCACGCATTCTAGTCTAATGTAGGTGGGTGATTCATGACGTAGTGAGTGGACAAAGTACTCCAATATTTGTCgtatattttaaaaatgttgttaTGCCTTAAAGGTAATCTgttcccccacccacccacccccccccccatgtgctagaaagtcaaataagtGTAAACCATGCATTTTACGGCATCTGTAAAAGTAGTTACCCACACTGAGAGATGTTGCTGTCCTTTACTGAAGAACTTCTATAGATTTTTTTAGGATGCTGTAATTTGAGGCCTATACTGCTGACTTTTAAAAGTTGCAGTGTTTCAGTTTAGTCAGTCGGTTACAATTCCAATTCAGAATAGCTTTTCAAGTAATTCAGTTTGTTTGATATAACTAATCGAATGGTATTTATGGAATACTTCTCAAAACTTCACGGTCTCAAGTTCGCCGGGCTACAGGGCCACACGCATAAAGGGTCAAAGTGTATTGACACTGAATATCAGTTTTCTGTTACATTCTACAATGTGAAGAGAGGTGCTAGGAAAAGGAATATAGGGGCTGACGGATCGACATACCATGAACTTTTGAAGCATCTGAAGATAATGCCCAATGCGGTGAACCTCTATAGAACCACCCATAGATCGGCGCTGTAACATATATTGCTGGTACCGCCTTCACACGCGCTAATAATTACTCCGAGTGCGCGTAATGATCTGTAGTTTGCGATGTGCGCGGTCATAGTGCGcggtatatacatgtataaccCACGCATAAATCAAGATGCGCGCGTACTTATTTCAagttttccattaatttatcTTCAAGATCTTACGACAGATTATGCATGATGTGTACTGGCAAGTGTGTATGAAATGGCGCCTTATAACATAGACTAGTATTTAGTGCATATATTTCCCTTGGTGTCTTCGAAGTGTTCTTGAACTCTGAACGATTCAACGTTTCATCTTGTATATTTTCTACGCGCACTTCAATGCAATCATTGCATGTTCAACCTAAGCGGTGTTTATCTTTTCGATTCTCCGCTCGCAATGTTTCAGGTAAGCATATGTCATACACGTGTATAGCATATAAGCATTCATATATATAAGCTGTAAGCTTCTATGTTTATCTGCTGTCGCTTTGAAATTTCCATAATCTTTCAAGTAACTGAGGATAGGTTTTGTGTATTGTAATAGTCTTATTTCGTTCGCCAAGGATAATTATGAAAATGTCGTCTgcagaagaaggggggggggggcttggtgGGGGTGTACACACATGTCGTTTCTTAATTGGGCAATTGTGATGAAGATATAAACTTTTAATTGACAATTCCTGCTAGTAGGCTAATCTGGCGTAATTAGATATCAATTGATACTTTGAGAATTTAAATTCTACTCCAACAGGCCATCCATGTTGCAGTTATTTTGTGCTGCTTGATGTTATGCCTCACGCAGGAAGACAATAACAAGGAATGCGGCTTTGCTCCAACGCCATTTGATGTTATGCGCCATCCGTTCTATGCGCCAGACCTTGAGGAAATCATCAAAAAAGAATTTAACGTCTTCATTAAGATAAGAACCCTCTCCAGAGAACGTATAAGACACATGTATAAGGACTTGGTACTGCGAGctggtgataatgatgaaatCAATCAGATCATGGAAGATATTAAGGAAAGATGGAAGAAAGAGCTATACAACTGGCAGATGAGAGGATGTATGGAGAAGAGCAATGGACAGAACAAAGAGACCAAAGTGAACCGAGTTGAACTCTGATGAAAGACCAAAGGTCAACGTTTAGATCATTACCATTAAAAGTATAGTGATGCATGCAGTTACGTGCATGCATTAAACAATAGGTCACTACACTGCTGATGAGCTCAAGGAGGAGGGTAGCTTGTTGTTTCACTGGTTTTTATTTTCCATCTTAATTTGGGGGAGATGTGTGTCCAAAGGGAGAAATTGTAATCGGGACAAATGCTCGCTCTTTGATTATGCTACTGCATCATGCTCTTCCCTACTCACTCTCTTCGATTTCTTAGCTCTCTAACCGTTTTAAGCAAGCCTATACCGCAGGTTTAGTCGCCAATGTTGTtttagtttgaataataattGGCAGTTTTCACAATTGTTGAATATGTCAGGACAGATTTTTTTCTCGGAATGTTGACATGGTTGTAGGTATTCACGGCATACatcacatatcatatatatcagaGGCAAATCCAAGAAAAGGGTTTTATTATGATAACATATTAAACAGCGTCACCAactttattattgtttatacGCTTGAAAACAGTGACCCGTTGAAAGCGCGACAAGCGAAAATCATAAGTTTGTAAAATGCGCAAACTGCACTGACGCGCGCTTGCTAAGTCTACTTAACAGCGAATGCTATAAAGGTTTtatgaaaactgaataaatATCAAccatttttataatttcattctGTATCAAAGAGCGTATTTTTTATGTTGTTCTGTCAACGTGTATTATTGAAGGGGAAAAACTACAATTTTACAACTGTTTTGGTGGAAATGCGTGTCATATAATGATCGTGTGCACCACGTTCTCTGAAGTTCATCGCATGCGTGGAGacaatttgtgtgtgtgtgtgtttcatgAGTGAAAACAGCTGTCACACACAACCCAGCGGTTCGTTCTAAAGCTTGGAAAACTCGTGTTATGAAAGTCGCCGAAAATATTCAGCTAACAGTTTTGTCAATATCATGATTGTCACTATAGCAATGTAAAACAAACGAAAGAAACGTTGTCAAACTTTTCTATATTCAGTTTAATGGTATAATAGCCTACAACTACTACTTTTAAACTTAGGgtaccatgggcggcgatcctggggggggggggaaggggggatatatccccccatgaaaatgggtggaggggatgtaatacaccatatccccccaccaaatgccagggataagaatattttcatgcctttatatgcatcatcgttaatgtacggctcttttttagcttcatttctcgcctaccataaacgcagtgcgatcttttcaaataaagcgtctttataaagcaagaatagttgactgtaggcttcattggccctataacaacaaaatgtattattgcgcccacggtattgatatagtacatatatgcaccc
This window contains:
- the LOC139971265 gene encoding uncharacterized protein; amino-acid sequence: MFNLSGVYLFDSPLAMFQAIHVAVILCCLMLCLTQEDNNKECGFAPTPFDVMRHPFYAPDLEEIIKKEFNVFIKIRTLSRERIRHMYKDLVLRAGDNDEINQIMEDIKERWKKELYNWQMRGCMEKSNGQNKETKVNRVEL